Proteins found in one Desulfobacterales bacterium genomic segment:
- a CDS encoding sigma-54 dependent transcriptional regulator, with protein MPRKNANILVVDDELSMREVLEFMLNREGYHVSCAGSGREAISEIQKADFDLVLSDIRLGDLTGLDVLKAAKSKNQRTAVIMISAYASTENAVEAMNLGAFDYVPKPFDNTELRGTIAKALEIQSHESEKELVDGDEKRTMHFGKIVGNCPRMMHIYKMIRQVAKTRTNILITGESGTGKEFIARAIHEESDRRDQPFVVVNCGGIPENLIESELFGYCKGAFTGATHDKKGLMEIAHGGTFFLDEIGELTMALQVKLLRAIQERVFKPVGGLKDIEVDVRIISATNKTLAEEVMAGNFREDLFYRLNVIEIKVPPLRERKSDLRDLIQHFLEKYAREMGKEVNKISSYAIELLQKYDFPGNIRELENLIERSVALTSTNIILPDSLALSVQKRRWIEGVEGKRFNLDDVAHGVSLDTILEDIERAYINKALSCVGNRKKQAANLLGMSFRSFRYRLDKLGIDK; from the coding sequence ATGCCACGAAAAAACGCAAACATACTGGTGGTTGATGACGAGTTGAGCATGCGGGAAGTGCTGGAGTTCATGCTGAACCGTGAAGGGTACCATGTCTCATGCGCGGGGTCCGGCCGGGAGGCGATATCGGAAATTCAAAAGGCCGATTTTGATTTGGTGTTATCCGATATTCGGCTGGGGGATTTAACCGGTCTTGATGTTCTGAAAGCCGCCAAGTCAAAAAATCAGCGCACGGCCGTCATTATGATTTCCGCCTACGCCTCCACTGAAAACGCGGTGGAAGCCATGAATTTGGGCGCGTTCGACTATGTGCCCAAACCCTTTGACAATACGGAGCTCAGGGGCACGATTGCAAAGGCGCTCGAGATTCAGAGCCATGAGTCGGAAAAAGAGCTTGTAGACGGCGATGAAAAGCGGACAATGCATTTTGGCAAGATTGTGGGTAATTGCCCTCGCATGATGCACATCTACAAGATGATCCGGCAGGTCGCCAAAACGCGCACCAATATTTTGATCACCGGGGAAAGCGGCACCGGAAAAGAATTCATCGCCCGTGCGATTCACGAGGAGAGCGATCGGCGGGACCAACCCTTCGTGGTCGTAAACTGCGGCGGAATTCCTGAAAACCTGATTGAAAGCGAGCTTTTCGGGTACTGCAAAGGGGCCTTTACCGGGGCGACGCACGATAAAAAGGGACTCATGGAAATCGCCCATGGCGGCACGTTTTTTCTCGATGAGATTGGTGAGCTGACCATGGCCCTTCAGGTGAAATTATTGCGCGCCATTCAGGAGCGGGTGTTTAAACCCGTGGGCGGCCTGAAAGACATCGAAGTGGATGTCCGAATCATCTCAGCCACGAATAAGACGCTGGCCGAAGAGGTCATGGCCGGCAATTTCAGAGAGGATCTTTTTTACCGGTTAAATGTGATTGAAATCAAAGTGCCGCCGCTGCGGGAGCGAAAGAGTGACCTTCGGGACCTGATTCAGCATTTTCTCGAAAAATACGCCCGGGAAATGGGCAAGGAGGTCAACAAAATTTCCTCCTATGCCATTGAGCTGCTGCAAAAATATGATTTTCCGGGCAACATTCGCGAGCTGGAAAATTTAATCGAGCGAAGTGTCGCGCTTACCAGCACCAACATTATTCTGCCCGACAGCCTGGCCCTTTCGGTTCAAAAACGCCGCTGGATCGAGGGCGTGGAGGGAAAACGCTTTAACCTCGACGATGTGGCACACGGGGTGTCCCTGGATACGATTCTCGAAGATATCGAGCGGGCCTATATCAACAAGGCCCTCTCCTGTGTCGGCAACCGGAAAAAACAGGCGGCCAACCTGCTGGGAATGAGTTTCCGATCCTTTCGTTATCGGCTGGATAAGCTGGGGATTGATAAATAA
- the lepB gene encoding signal peptidase I — MNAIKKIHKDHSSTPIHSKDATPSTLKKIVSRENLEAIVIAVILALFIRSFVVQAFKIPSGSMLETIQLGDHILVNKFIYGIKIPFINKTLISIKDPQIDDIAVFVPPHEPDKDYIKRVVGVAGDVIEIKNKQLFRNQQLITAEYEIHSDPHIYPQSFGPRDNFGPITVPEGHLFMMGDNRDSSLDSRYWGVVGLDKVKGKAFIIYWSWDTQNFGVRWGRIGTLLK, encoded by the coding sequence GTGAATGCAATAAAAAAGATTCATAAGGATCATTCGTCGACGCCGATTCATTCAAAGGATGCGACGCCGTCAACATTAAAAAAAATAGTATCACGCGAGAATCTGGAAGCCATTGTCATTGCCGTCATTCTGGCGCTTTTTATTCGATCGTTCGTGGTGCAGGCCTTTAAGATTCCCTCCGGATCGATGCTGGAAACCATTCAGCTCGGAGACCATATTCTGGTCAACAAATTTATCTACGGCATTAAGATTCCTTTTATCAATAAAACGCTTATTTCCATAAAGGATCCGCAGATTGACGATATTGCCGTTTTTGTGCCGCCGCATGAACCGGACAAGGACTATATCAAACGGGTGGTCGGCGTTGCCGGCGATGTGATCGAAATTAAAAATAAACAGCTTTTCCGGAACCAACAATTGATCACCGCCGAATACGAAATTCATTCGGATCCCCATATCTATCCTCAAAGCTTCGGCCCGCGGGATAATTTCGGACCGATTACGGTGCCAGAAGGGCATCTGTTCATGATGGGGGATAATCGGGATTCAAGCCTGGACAGCCGATACTGGGGGGTTGTCGGGTTGGACAAGGTCAAGGGAAAGGCGTTTATCATTTACTGGTCTTGGGATACTCAGAATTTCGGTGTGCGGTGGGGCAGGATCGGGACGTTGTTGAAATGA
- a CDS encoding ABC transporter ATP-binding protein, with protein MNIIFDHVNKRFRTCFSRKVVEAVTDLTLTIEAGEIFGIIGPNGAGKSTLLKMLMGFIRPCGGAITVLGQSPANPEFKHHIGYLPENPYYYDHLSAEELMRFGARTSGMRREDTEARIDLLLKLMSLEHARHRKLRGYSKGMTQRAGICFALVHDPKLIILDEPMSGLDPIGRKEVVDLVLDLKTQGKTVLFCSHILNDVERLCDRMAIMNKGRLLRVMKNSDLTGNALEPIFFETIQHEQS; from the coding sequence TTGAACATCATCTTCGATCACGTCAACAAACGTTTTCGAACATGCTTTTCCAGAAAGGTGGTCGAGGCGGTTACGGATCTGACCCTGACCATCGAAGCCGGGGAAATCTTCGGCATCATTGGGCCGAACGGCGCCGGGAAAAGCACGCTTTTGAAAATGCTCATGGGCTTTATTCGACCGTGCGGGGGCGCCATCACGGTGCTGGGGCAATCTCCCGCCAATCCGGAATTTAAGCATCACATCGGATATCTTCCTGAAAACCCCTACTACTACGATCACCTTTCCGCGGAAGAGCTGATGCGGTTCGGTGCCCGAACCTCCGGAATGCGGCGTGAGGATACGGAAGCCAGAATTGATTTATTGCTTAAGCTCATGTCGCTTGAGCATGCGCGACACCGCAAACTAAGAGGTTACTCCAAAGGAATGACCCAGCGGGCCGGCATCTGTTTTGCGCTGGTGCATGATCCGAAACTGATTATTCTGGATGAGCCCATGTCCGGCCTGGATCCCATCGGCCGAAAGGAGGTGGTGGATTTGGTTCTCGATCTGAAGACGCAGGGAAAGACGGTTCTTTTTTGCTCTCATATTCTGAACGATGTCGAGCGATTATGCGATCGGATGGCGATCATGAACAAAGGAAGGCTTCTTCGGGTCATGAAAAATTCGGATCTGACCGGCAATGCGCTGGAACCCATTTTCTTTGAGACCATTCAGCACGAGCAATCATGA
- the carB gene encoding carbamoyl-phosphate synthase large subunit translates to MPKRKDIKRILVIGSGPIVIGQACEFDYSGTQACKALREEGFIVILVNSNPATIMTDPELSDRTYIEPLRAEAITQIIEIERPDALLPTLGGQTSLNLAVELAESGVLETYGVELIGANLETIKVAEDRELFRNAMMEIGMQVPEGGCAHTLAEAEVIQEAVGFPLIIRPAFTLGGIGGSVVYNREEFTQAVQWGLSASPVSEILIEQSVLGWKEYELEIMRDGADNFVVVCSIENLDPMGIHTGDSITVAPAQTLTDMEYQIMRNAAKKIVTRVGVETGGANIQFAVNPKNGEMVVIEMNPRVSRSSALASKATGFPIARIAAKLAVGYRLDEIPNDITRKTPACFEPAIDYVVVKVPRWDMEKFPGNDVRLNSQMKSVGEAMGIGRTFKEAFNKTLRSLENGWSGFHAIGTAIQHLTRQVLTTDLRFGTPDRILKLWQALSIGMSPQEIYEISGIDIWFTQHMKELVDVEKEIAAQATLPADLLRRAKRLGFSDQHIGLLTHQSKEAIRQLRKEKNVLPSYKIVDTCAAEFESFTPYFYSTYDMENESVRSEKKKVIILGGGPNRIGQGIEFDYCCVHGIMALRDLGIEAIMINCNPETVSTDYDVADKLYFEPLTYEDVLSVIDLEKPDGVIIQFGGQTPLKLALALETAGVPIWGTSPDSIDLAEDRDRFGALLHEFNIPHPQYGTATSVAEAIEVGNRIGFPLMVRPSYVLGGRAMEIVYDIETLEHYMKNAVAASEKHPVLLDRFLEDAYEFDVDAISDGEHTEICGIMQHIEEAGVHSGDSMAVLPPYLLTREQREDIEEYTRLLAKALKVKGLINIQYAIMFDTIYILEVNPRASRTIPFVSKTTGVPMAKLAVQVMAGKKLRDLGYKFRYDLPYVAVKESVFPFDRFDKADIFLRPEMRSTGEAMGISTTFGAAVFKAFQSSGIDVPKTGTVFISVNDSDKDRMLPIAEGLSHLGWDIVATKGTAEQISSRGIAVTTILKVNEGRPNIVDKIKNGKIHLIIKTPLGHRSRQDEYEIGRTAIKYRVPFITTLSAAEAIVRGIRSYQKRPFTYQPLQEFHQM, encoded by the coding sequence ATGCCGAAACGAAAAGACATCAAACGAATACTGGTTATCGGATCCGGCCCGATCGTGATCGGTCAAGCCTGCGAATTTGATTATTCCGGCACCCAGGCTTGCAAGGCCCTTCGGGAAGAAGGGTTCATCGTCATTCTGGTCAACAGCAACCCGGCCACCATCATGACGGACCCGGAGCTCTCGGATCGAACCTATATCGAGCCCCTTCGGGCCGAGGCCATCACCCAAATCATCGAAATCGAGCGCCCGGACGCCTTGCTGCCGACCCTGGGCGGGCAAACCAGCTTGAACCTGGCCGTGGAACTGGCGGAAAGCGGCGTGCTGGAAACATACGGCGTGGAGCTGATCGGCGCCAACCTTGAAACCATCAAGGTGGCCGAAGACCGGGAGCTTTTCCGAAACGCCATGATGGAAATCGGCATGCAGGTGCCGGAAGGCGGTTGCGCGCACACATTGGCGGAAGCAGAAGTCATTCAGGAAGCCGTCGGGTTTCCCCTGATCATTCGCCCGGCCTTTACCCTAGGCGGTATCGGCGGCAGCGTGGTGTATAACCGGGAAGAATTCACTCAGGCCGTTCAATGGGGGTTATCGGCCAGCCCGGTATCGGAAATTCTCATCGAGCAATCCGTGCTCGGTTGGAAGGAATACGAGCTTGAGATCATGCGCGACGGCGCGGATAATTTCGTGGTGGTCTGCTCCATTGAGAATCTGGACCCCATGGGCATTCACACCGGGGACTCCATCACGGTGGCCCCTGCCCAGACCCTGACCGACATGGAATACCAGATCATGCGAAATGCGGCCAAAAAAATCGTCACCCGGGTGGGCGTTGAAACCGGCGGCGCCAATATACAATTTGCCGTCAACCCGAAAAACGGTGAAATGGTCGTCATTGAAATGAATCCCAGGGTATCGAGAAGCTCGGCCCTTGCTTCAAAGGCCACGGGCTTTCCCATCGCCCGGATTGCGGCCAAGCTGGCCGTCGGCTATCGTCTGGATGAAATTCCAAACGATATCACCCGCAAAACGCCGGCCTGCTTTGAGCCGGCCATCGATTACGTGGTCGTGAAAGTGCCCCGATGGGACATGGAAAAATTTCCGGGCAACGATGTGCGGCTCAATTCCCAGATGAAGTCCGTGGGAGAGGCCATGGGCATCGGCCGGACCTTTAAGGAAGCCTTCAATAAAACGCTGAGATCCCTTGAAAACGGCTGGTCCGGGTTTCATGCCATCGGCACGGCCATTCAGCACCTTACCCGGCAGGTACTCACGACGGATCTGCGTTTCGGCACGCCGGACCGGATTCTGAAACTCTGGCAGGCCCTTTCCATCGGCATGAGCCCGCAGGAAATTTACGAAATTTCCGGTATCGATATCTGGTTCACCCAACACATGAAAGAGCTGGTCGACGTTGAAAAAGAGATCGCCGCGCAAGCGACGCTTCCGGCTGATTTATTAAGAAGGGCCAAGCGATTGGGATTTTCGGATCAGCATATCGGGCTTCTCACCCATCAATCAAAAGAGGCCATTCGGCAGCTTCGAAAAGAAAAAAACGTGCTGCCGTCTTACAAGATCGTGGACACCTGCGCCGCCGAGTTTGAATCCTTTACGCCCTATTTTTACTCCACCTATGACATGGAAAACGAATCCGTGCGTAGCGAAAAGAAAAAGGTCATCATTCTCGGCGGCGGCCCGAATAGAATCGGCCAGGGCATCGAGTTCGACTATTGCTGTGTTCACGGGATCATGGCCCTGCGGGATCTTGGGATCGAGGCCATCATGATCAACTGCAACCCCGAAACCGTCAGTACCGATTACGATGTGGCCGACAAGCTCTATTTCGAGCCCCTGACCTATGAGGATGTGCTAAGCGTCATCGACCTGGAAAAACCGGACGGGGTGATCATTCAGTTCGGCGGTCAGACCCCTTTAAAGCTTGCCCTGGCGCTTGAAACAGCAGGGGTTCCCATCTGGGGAACCTCGCCGGACTCCATTGACCTGGCTGAAGACCGGGACCGGTTTGGCGCTCTCTTGCACGAGTTCAATATTCCCCACCCGCAGTACGGAACCGCCACCAGCGTGGCCGAAGCGATTGAGGTGGGCAACCGCATCGGGTTTCCCCTCATGGTGCGGCCTTCCTATGTCCTGGGCGGGCGCGCCATGGAAATCGTTTATGATATTGAAACGCTGGAGCACTACATGAAAAACGCGGTGGCCGCTTCCGAAAAACACCCGGTGCTGCTGGACCGGTTTCTGGAAGACGCTTACGAATTCGATGTGGATGCCATCTCGGACGGCGAGCACACGGAAATCTGCGGCATCATGCAGCACATCGAGGAAGCAGGCGTTCATTCCGGGGACTCCATGGCCGTGTTGCCGCCCTACTTGCTGACCCGGGAACAGCGGGAAGATATCGAGGAATACACGCGCCTTCTGGCCAAGGCCCTGAAAGTGAAAGGCCTCATCAATATTCAATACGCCATCATGTTTGACACCATCTATATTCTCGAAGTCAACCCGCGCGCCTCCCGGACCATTCCCTTTGTCAGCAAAACCACCGGGGTTCCCATGGCCAAGCTGGCCGTTCAAGTTATGGCCGGGAAAAAACTGCGCGATTTGGGATATAAATTCCGTTACGATCTGCCGTATGTAGCGGTCAAGGAATCGGTCTTTCCCTTTGACCGGTTTGATAAGGCCGATATCTTCCTCCGGCCCGAAATGCGTTCCACCGGCGAAGCCATGGGCATCTCAACCACCTTCGGCGCCGCCGTATTCAAGGCCTTTCAATCCTCGGGCATCGATGTGCCCAAAACCGGCACCGTCTTTATCAGCGTCAACGACAGTGACAAGGACCGAATGCTTCCCATCGCGGAAGGCTTAAGTCATCTGGGCTGGGACATCGTGGCAACCAAGGGAACCGCCGAGCAAATCAGCAGCCGGGGCATCGCGGTGACAACCATCCTGAAGGTCAACGAAGGAAGGCCCAACATTGTGGACAAAATCAAAAACGGCAAAATCCACCTGATCATTAAAACCCCCCTGGGCCATCGTTCGCGGCAGGATGAATACGAAATCGGCCGCACCGCCATCAAATACCGGGTGCCGTTCATCACCACCCTCTCTGCGGCCGAGGCCATTGTGCGGGGGATCAGATCCTATCAAAAACGACCCTTTACCTATCAGCCGCTGCAGGAGTTTCATCAGATGTAA
- a CDS encoding phosphatidylglycerophosphatase A codes for MNLKAKTALLIATGFRVGHMPFAPGTIGSLEGLVLCYLLARMSVASAVVIIIGVILFAIWVSHEAEKALGAKDPGCVVIDEVAGMMVTMMGLPFTPLTAAAGFSLFRVLDIVKPPPIRQIQDSVPGGAGIVLDDVAAGVMANLLLRLLLSITEMA; via the coding sequence ATGAATTTAAAAGCAAAAACGGCTCTTTTGATTGCAACCGGCTTCCGTGTCGGCCATATGCCCTTTGCGCCCGGAACCATCGGCTCGCTTGAGGGGCTTGTTCTCTGTTATCTGTTGGCGAGAATGTCAGTTGCGAGTGCGGTTGTTATTATCATAGGGGTTATTCTTTTTGCCATTTGGGTTTCCCATGAAGCCGAGAAGGCGCTGGGTGCAAAAGATCCGGGATGTGTTGTCATTGACGAGGTGGCCGGCATGATGGTAACCATGATGGGCCTGCCGTTTACCCCCCTTACGGCTGCGGCCGGCTTTTCTCTTTTCAGGGTGCTGGATATTGTGAAGCCGCCGCCTATTCGACAGATTCAAGATAGCGTGCCGGGAGGCGCCGGAATCGTGTTGGATGATGTGGCCGCCGGTGTGATGGCAAACCTTTTATTGAGACTCCTGCTGAGCATCACGGAAATGGCCTGA
- a CDS encoding argininosuccinate synthase, producing MTTERVKKVVLAYSGGLDTSVIVPWLKQNYDNCEVICFTADLGQEEELEGLDKKAIASGASKLYVRDIREEFLREYVYPTLQAGAVYERDYLLGTSFARPLIAKHMVEIAEAEGADAIAHGCTGKGNDQVRFELSVMALNPKLKIIAPWREWHIRSREDALAYAAKHNVPVTQTKKDIYSRDRNLFHLSHEGGLLENPWNEPEESMFQLSVSPEKAPDKPEMIEIAFEKGVPTSLNGETLSAVTLFTQLNRIAAAHGIGRVDMVENRLVGMKSRGVYETPAGTVIHRAHQALESICLDKNTMHYKDFVAVKYAELVYNGMWFTRLKDAMDAFVTVTQQQVTGTVRLKLYKGNIIVAGRKSPFSLYREDYASFGEEDVYNQKDAHGFIQLFGLPQKVEALLAIDGGGASRHRKPDYSIFKRD from the coding sequence ATGACAACAGAGCGCGTCAAAAAAGTGGTGTTGGCTTATAGCGGTGGATTGGACACTTCGGTCATCGTCCCCTGGCTGAAACAAAATTATGATAATTGCGAAGTCATCTGCTTTACGGCGGATCTCGGGCAGGAAGAAGAACTGGAGGGCCTGGATAAAAAAGCTATCGCCTCGGGCGCCAGCAAACTTTATGTTCGGGACATTCGGGAAGAATTTTTAAGGGAGTATGTCTACCCGACCCTTCAGGCCGGCGCCGTTTATGAGCGCGATTACCTTTTGGGCACCTCCTTTGCCCGGCCGCTGATCGCCAAGCACATGGTGGAGATCGCCGAAGCCGAGGGCGCGGACGCGATCGCCCATGGATGCACCGGCAAGGGAAACGATCAGGTGCGGTTTGAACTGAGTGTCATGGCCCTGAATCCCAAATTGAAGATTATTGCGCCCTGGCGGGAATGGCATATTCGAAGCCGGGAAGATGCGCTGGCCTATGCCGCCAAACACAACGTGCCGGTCACTCAGACCAAAAAGGACATCTACAGCCGGGACCGGAACCTGTTTCATTTGTCCCATGAAGGGGGGCTGTTGGAAAACCCCTGGAATGAGCCCGAAGAGAGCATGTTTCAGCTTTCGGTCAGTCCGGAAAAAGCCCCGGACAAGCCGGAAATGATCGAGATCGCGTTTGAAAAGGGCGTTCCCACGAGTCTCAACGGGGAGACGCTCTCGGCCGTGACGCTGTTTACCCAATTAAACCGGATCGCCGCTGCGCACGGAATCGGCCGCGTGGATATGGTGGAAAACCGGCTGGTGGGAATGAAGAGCCGGGGCGTCTATGAAACCCCCGCCGGCACCGTCATTCACCGGGCGCACCAGGCCCTGGAGAGTATCTGCCTGGACAAAAACACCATGCACTACAAGGATTTTGTAGCCGTTAAATACGCGGAACTGGTGTATAATGGCATGTGGTTTACGCGGCTGAAGGACGCCATGGACGCCTTTGTCACCGTCACGCAGCAGCAGGTTACCGGCACGGTCCGCCTGAAGCTGTACAAGGGCAACATCATCGTGGCCGGCAGAAAGAGCCCCTTTAGCCTGTACCGGGAAGATTACGCCTCTTTCGGAGAAGAAGACGTTTACAATCAGAAGGACGCACACGGCTTTATTCAGTTGTTCGGGCTTCCCCAGAAAGTCGAGGCGTTGCTGGCCATCGACGGCGGCGGGGCGAGCCGGCACAGAAAGCCGGATTATAGCATATTCAAACGCGACTGA
- the carA gene encoding glutamine-hydrolyzing carbamoyl-phosphate synthase small subunit: MSNPMKARLLLADGTLFEGISLGAPGTRIGEVVFNTAMTGYQEILTDPSYHFQLICMTYPQIGNYGVNPQDFESRRIYAAGFIIRECSPVVSNWKADRSLNDYLKHYGIVGISEVDTRALTRHIRNHGAQLGVITTSDDPVNTLLATLSDSPKLVGRDIVQEVTAKAPYDWPPDLTDDHAESLPFKVAVYDFGVKFSILRLLYDVGCRLRVFPADAPAEDLLAWEPDGIFLSNGPGDPEPVTYAIENVRRLLGKKPIFGICLGLQILGLALGGKTHKLKFGHHGANHPVKHLPTGAVEITSQNHGFVVDIHSLPEKEVKVTHINLNDNTLEGFKHKSLRAFAVQYHPESAPGPHDSRYLFQQFIEDMK; this comes from the coding sequence ATGAGCAACCCTATGAAAGCACGGTTATTACTGGCGGACGGCACCCTGTTTGAGGGGATTTCCCTGGGCGCACCGGGCACCCGCATCGGAGAGGTGGTATTTAATACCGCCATGACGGGCTACCAGGAGATTCTGACCGATCCCTCCTATCATTTTCAACTGATCTGCATGACCTACCCCCAGATCGGCAACTACGGGGTCAACCCGCAGGATTTTGAATCCCGGAGAATTTACGCGGCCGGATTCATCATTCGCGAATGCAGCCCGGTGGTCAGCAACTGGAAGGCGGACCGGTCCTTGAATGATTATCTCAAGCACTACGGCATTGTCGGCATCAGTGAGGTGGATACCCGCGCGCTGACCCGGCATATTCGGAATCACGGCGCGCAGCTCGGCGTGATCACTACCAGTGATGATCCGGTGAACACACTTCTTGCAACGCTGAGCGACAGCCCGAAGCTGGTCGGCCGGGATATCGTGCAGGAAGTCACCGCCAAAGCGCCCTATGACTGGCCCCCGGATTTAACGGATGACCACGCCGAATCCCTGCCGTTTAAAGTCGCGGTATACGATTTCGGCGTGAAGTTTTCCATTCTGCGGCTGCTCTATGATGTGGGATGCCGGTTGCGCGTTTTTCCCGCCGATGCCCCGGCCGAGGATCTTCTGGCCTGGGAACCCGACGGCATTTTTCTTTCAAACGGGCCGGGTGATCCCGAACCCGTGACCTATGCCATTGAAAACGTTCGCCGGTTATTGGGAAAAAAACCGATATTCGGTATTTGTCTCGGCCTTCAGATTCTGGGGCTGGCCCTGGGGGGGAAAACCCATAAGCTCAAATTCGGCCATCACGGCGCCAATCACCCGGTCAAACACCTGCCGACCGGCGCCGTGGAGATTACCTCTCAGAACCACGGATTTGTGGTGGACATTCACAGCCTTCCCGAAAAAGAGGTCAAAGTAACGCATATCAATCTCAACGACAACACGCTCGAAGGGTTTAAACATAAATCCCTGCGGGCCTTTGCCGTGCAATATCACCCGGAATCCGCTCCCGGTCCCCACGACAGTCGGTATCTTTTTCAACAATTTATCGAGGACATGAAATAA
- the larC gene encoding nickel pincer cofactor biosynthesis protein LarC, which yields MSKIAYFDCFSGISGDMVLGAFVDMGVPVSHLVESLSRLPLAGFGIAESRVTRHGIGAADIQVSCDEPAPSRNYSAISKLILSSPLSERVKRISLAVFEKIADAEAAIHGCDKATVHFHEVGGIDAVVDIVGAALCVEYLNLHRIIGSKVPLGRGFVSSRHGTLPLPAPATVAILKNIPVYGIPVDCELVTPTGAAILATLCEGFQEFPDMTVEKIGYGAGKKEITSQPNLLRIVVGRETRRGPLLREDHVLVVEAAIDDMNPEIYGYLMERLLGDGALDVYWTPIQMKKNRPGTLVTVLCTQDLKQTVIDRILSETTTLGVRSYPVERHVLAREVVTLNTAFGPVDYKRVSGPDGTLRLVPEFEACKRIAVEKNRPLKEIYRLVSPPV from the coding sequence GTGTCGAAAATAGCCTATTTTGATTGTTTTTCGGGAATCAGCGGTGACATGGTGCTGGGGGCATTCGTGGATATGGGCGTGCCGGTATCGCACCTGGTTGAAAGCCTTAGCCGCCTGCCCTTGGCGGGCTTTGGTATCGCCGAATCGAGAGTGACCAGGCACGGCATCGGCGCCGCGGACATTCAGGTGTCATGCGATGAGCCGGCCCCATCCAGGAATTATTCGGCGATTTCAAAGCTGATTCTCTCAAGCCCGCTTTCAGAGCGCGTAAAGCGGATCAGCCTGGCGGTATTCGAGAAAATAGCCGATGCCGAAGCGGCCATTCACGGGTGCGACAAAGCAACGGTGCATTTTCATGAGGTGGGTGGAATTGACGCCGTCGTTGATATTGTCGGCGCTGCGCTTTGTGTGGAATACCTGAATTTGCATCGTATCATCGGCTCGAAAGTGCCGTTGGGACGAGGCTTTGTCAGTTCCCGACACGGCACGCTGCCGCTTCCGGCGCCGGCCACGGTGGCGATATTGAAAAATATTCCCGTCTACGGAATCCCTGTGGATTGCGAGCTGGTCACGCCGACCGGGGCCGCGATTCTGGCGACCCTTTGTGAGGGGTTTCAGGAATTTCCCGATATGACGGTGGAGAAAATCGGTTATGGCGCGGGCAAAAAAGAGATTACATCGCAGCCCAATCTGCTGCGAATTGTGGTGGGGCGGGAAACCCGCCGTGGCCCGCTCTTGCGGGAGGATCATGTTCTGGTGGTGGAGGCTGCCATCGACGATATGAATCCCGAAATATACGGCTATTTGATGGAAAGACTGCTTGGCGACGGTGCATTGGATGTCTATTGGACACCGATTCAGATGAAAAAAAACCGTCCTGGTACGCTGGTGACGGTTTTATGCACTCAGGATTTGAAACAAACCGTCATTGATCGAATCTTGTCCGAAACAACGACCTTGGGGGTCAGGTCTTATCCGGTGGAACGTCATGTCCTGGCCCGCGAGGTCGTAACGTTGAATACCGCCTTTGGCCCGGTTGACTATAAGCGGGTTTCCGGACCGGACGGAACCCTGCGGTTGGTGCCTGAATTTGAAGCATGCAAAAGAATCGCCGTTGAAAAGAACAGGCCGTTAAAAGAAATTTATCGGCTTGTCTCCCCGCCGGTTTGA
- the arfB gene encoding alternative ribosome rescue aminoacyl-tRNA hydrolase ArfB, translated as MLKITNTIILPESEIEISAIRAQGAGGQNVNKVASAVHLRFDIRASSLPEFYKERLLKKNDHRITADGVIIIKAQQFRSQEKNREDALRRLQLMIRNAVVTPKARRPTRPTQSARQKRLDSKTKRGRVKQLRGKVID; from the coding sequence TTGCTGAAAATCACGAATACCATTATCCTTCCGGAAAGCGAAATCGAGATCAGTGCGATCCGGGCACAGGGCGCGGGCGGTCAGAACGTCAACAAGGTCGCCAGCGCCGTGCATCTTCGCTTCGATATTCGGGCCTCTTCCCTGCCGGAGTTTTATAAGGAACGGCTATTAAAGAAGAACGACCATCGCATCACGGCCGACGGTGTCATCATTATCAAGGCACAACAATTCCGCAGCCAGGAGAAAAACAGGGAAGATGCGCTGCGGCGGCTTCAGTTGATGATCAGAAACGCCGTCGTTACTCCCAAAGCCCGCCGGCCGACCCGACCGACGCAAAGCGCCCGGCAAAAACGCCTCGACAGCAAAACCAAAAGAGGACGGGTGAAACAGTTGCGGGGGAAGGTAATCGATTAA